In Dermacentor silvarum isolate Dsil-2018 chromosome 2, BIME_Dsil_1.4, whole genome shotgun sequence, the following proteins share a genomic window:
- the LOC119442509 gene encoding 5-formyltetrahydrofolate cyclo-ligase: MTAASLKAAKSAIRAEMKKQLKSMTVEDRLRQSKIILDKFVNHCRYKASNRISIFVNMETEVSTEPIIRQIINDGKECFIPKYDDQSRQMDMVKLASLEELEKLPMTKWRIKQHTDFDPREEALVTGGIDLLVVPAVAFTPQGARLGHGKGYYDIYYSRCLKAQSQRPYTLGLCFCQQIVPSIPLDDHDMIVDEVLHA, translated from the exons ATGACCGCGGCGTCATTGAAGGCGGCTAAAAGTGCAATAAGAGCTGAAATGAAGAAGCAGCTGAAGTCGATGACAGTAGAAGACAGGCTCCGACAGTCTAAGATCATACTGGACAAG TTTGTAAACCATTGCCGCTACAAGGCAAGTAACCGAATATCCATTTTTGTGAACATGGAGACAGAAGTTTCGACGGAGCCCATCATTCGTCAAATCATCAACGATGGCAAAGAGTGCTTCATCCCAAAATACGA CGATCAGTCACGGCAAATGGACATGGTCAAACTTGCATCGCTTGAAGAACTGGAGAAGCTACCAATGACAAAGTGGCGTATCAAGCAGCACACTGATTTCGACCCGCGTGAAGAAGCACTGGTGACTG gtGGTATTGACCTTCTCGTGGTACCTGCTGTAGCCTTCACACCACAGGGTGCCCGTCTGGGCCATGGAAAAGGATACTACGATATCTACTACAGTCGCTGCCTCAAAGCGCAATCTCAAAGGCCTTACACTCTAGGTCTCTGCTTCTGCCAACAAATTGTGCCAAGCATACCATTAGATGACCATGACATGATTGTTGATGAGGTTCTTCATGCCTGA